The Gossypium hirsutum isolate 1008001.06 chromosome A03, Gossypium_hirsutum_v2.1, whole genome shotgun sequence genome contains the following window.
TTAGACTGCCTCAGTCCTTTGCAAATTGCGGCTGAGGATTGAGATGAGAGGTTCTTGGCCTGTGAAGCTGATCTCATGTGGTTCTTGGCATGCTGGACAGCTGACCTTACAGTGTAGTTCCATCTGCAGATACCTTGGTCTTTCAGAGCCTCCACAGCTCCAATACTAGCTGCAACAAT
Protein-coding sequences here:
- the LOC107886740 gene encoding uncharacterized protein, giving the protein MSSTSRAWIVAASIGAVEALKDQGICRWNYTVRSAVQHAKNHMRSASQAKNLSSQSSAAICKGLRQSKQSEEALRTVMYLSCWGPN